In Armatimonadia bacterium, the DNA window CGACGTCGCTGATGGCGCCTATGCCGACCAGACTATCGGCATTGTCCACATCGGCGCTACGGCGACTCTGATCATCATCGTCCGCAAAGGCCTGCTCACCTTCGTGCGTTCGGTTCCGAACGCGGGAGGCGGACTCACAGGCACCATACGCCAGAACTTCATGGGCGATGAGAAACTCGCCGAGTATGTGAAGCGGCAGTTCGCAGACCTGTCCGAAAGCGCCTATGACACCGGCGAGGGAACGGCTCTGCCGCCGCCGCCGGCCTCTGATTTCGACGAGGGCGAAGTGGACTCGGTCTTCGAGGCCTCCGCCCCCGATGCAGTGCCCACGGGTCGAAGAAGCGCTGAGACCGAGGCCGCGGTGACGCAGGTGGACGTGCCGGATACCGCCCTGCCCTCGGCTCCCCAGCCTCCCGCTGGGACACCGGACGCGGCTCTGAGTGGGGATGAGCTGGCGGCCAGGGAAGTCGTCTACGAGGCCATCGCTCCTTCTCTCGTTGACTTGGCAACGGAGATCCGCCGCTCAATCGACTTCTACCGACGACAGCACCGCAACGAGGAAGTGGACCGGCTCCTGCTCTCGGGTGGGTCCGCCGTGATGAAGGGGCTGGCGGACTTCATGGCCGCCGAAACCGGCATCACCACTACTGTCGCCGATCCCTTCGAGCACATCCAGTGCGAGGACAAGGCGGTCTCGCGCCAGTACCTCCACGAGATCGGACCGGCAATGGTTGTGGCCCTCGGGTTGGCACTGCGAGACATGGTGTAGAATAGGCTCACAAGCAGGTCTGCTAGGCCGGCCTGCCGCGGTGAGTAGGGCTTGGCGGTGGCAAAGTAGCACTTCACAGCAACGCGTAGGGCTTGCTGCAGGGGGAGCCTTGGCGCGAAACGTAATGCGCCCCTAACGGGGAGGGTCACTGTGCTCAGAATCGATCTGCTGCCGGCCCGAATACCGAGAGCCAGAACCAACAAGAGAATCCTGGCCGTCATGGGCCTCCTCCTGGCGGCAGCAGTCCTTGGCTTCGGTTTCCTGTTCACGACGCTGCAGACGTCAATTGGCAGAAAGAACCAGGAACTCGCCGACGCCACCAAGCTGGCTGACGAGGTTCGCAAGCTCGAGAGCGAGGTCAGCGCGAAGAAAGGCCGCCTGCAGCCGATCGCCGACAAGGTGGCCTTCATCGACCAGGCCGACGAGTGCGGGTACCCGTACTTTGACCGAATGTACAAGATACTTGAGTTCATCTACGGAGGCGCTGAGCTTCGCTTCTTTGGGATCATGGCCCACAACTCCGGCGGGTTGGTCGGGGACGGTTCCCGCGAAGCCCTCTACCACGTCGGTGGGCCTGCCGGCAGCGTCGATTGCGCCTTCGGCGTGAGGATAAAGAACACCAACGAATTCGGCCGCTTCATTCTGAACCTTATCCGCTGCCCCGAGATAACTGACGTTCGTATCTCTGGAGCGGTACCGGCGGGTCGCGTCGTTGCAGCGCGGTGGCCGCAGATACTCCAGCAATGGAACTTGCCCTACTTTGGCATCCCAACCGGTGCCCTTCAGGGGCTTAGCCTCGGTGGCGGCGGCGGCGCTCAGGGAGCCGCCGGTGGAGCGCCGGAGGGCGGAATGCCGACAGGGGCCGAGGCCGGTTCCCCGTCCGAAGCAAGCGGCATGCCGACGGAGCCCGGCGCTGGTGGCGGTCCGGCCGCAATGGGCGGCGCCGCGGCGATGCAGGCTCTGTCTGTGCAGCCCGCGCTGGACGGTAGCATCGACGTCCTGGTTACGTGCCAGTTGGTACATCCCATCATGGTTCCGCAGCCGGCCAGTGGAGCGGCTGCCGCTCCCGCTGGTGGTCCGGGTGGCGCTCCTGGCGGAGCACCCGCCGGGGCTGGCGGACCTCCGGGTGGCGCACCGCCCGGTGGCGAGGCCGGAGCTGCCGCACCAGGAGCCGAAGAGCCCGGAGCATCTGGTGGTGGTAAAGCAGGTGGCGGCGGCGGTGGCGAAGAAAAGGGTGGTGGCGGCGGGCTTGGAAAGGGCGGCGGCGCCGATGCGGGAGCAGGAGAAGAGTAGTCACTGTTGCAGCGGTGGGAACAGGGCCTGAACTCGGCCAGAGGATGTAACGGTCAGGGGAGATTGACCCATGCTGGGAAAGATACCGCCGTTTGTCTTGGGGCCTGTCGGTCTCGTCCTGATCCTGGGCCTGACCGTCGCCGGGTACATGTTCATGCTGAAGCCCAAGCAGGCGGAGATAGCCAGTATCGAGCAGAAGATCGAAGAGCAGCAAAAGAAAGCGCAGGAGAAGCAGAAGGTCGAGGGCGATCTCGACAAGGTCAATAGGGACTGGGAGACGGCTCACGAGGGGCTCGCCCAGATCATGGACGAGCGCTCCATCCCCCTGTCGATGGGTCACCCCTTCGTCGCCATGACGAACCTGTGGCGCGAAACACGGGAGGACCTTCCGTCGCTGGTGGAGAAGTTCATCCGCAACAGCGGCTGTGTATTGATCCAGGGAACGCAGGGCTGGACGCCGCCCAATGCACCTCTGGGTACCGATGTCCAGTGGATCCGCTTCGGCGTCGGGCCGTCTGGCGCGACGGCGGGGACCGCGATCCCTGGCGGCGGAAACCCCTTGTGGGTTGCGGGGTCCATGGCCGATGTGGAGCGGCTCTACAAGTCGCTGCGGAACTTCCCGCGGGCGATCACCATCCATCACCTGGGTATCATCCGGCTGCGTGATTTGGTGGGGACGCCCCTTTACAACCAAGTGCGCGAGTTGATCGATCGACCGGACGAGGAAGTCGTGGTCGCACCGATCATCCTGACGATCTACCTGTTGGCTGAAGCTACTGAAGCGGCTCCCGCTGCGGCTGCTGCCGGTCCCGGCGGCCGCGCACCGGGTGGCGCTCCCGGTGGCGCCGGCGGACCTCCGGGCGGAGCACGCCCGGGTGGCGAGGCTGCAGGCGGGCCTCCTCCGGGCGAGGGTGGTCCAGGTGCCGAAGCACCGCCTCCGGGCGGCGGTGGCGGTGGGGGCGAAGAAGGCGGAGGCAAGACGGGTGGCGGAGGCGGAGCGGACGCTGGAGGCGGCGAGGAGTAACCGATACAGCAGTTGGCCGTGTGTCGGAACCGAATTCCGTGCCCACCACGGGCACAAGGAGAACCCAGCGTGGATAGAGAGCACCTAGCGAGGGCTGCGGTCGCGGCCGGCATCTTTGCCTTGGTCGTAGCTGCCGTGTGCGGCCTCTGGTTCGTCCTCCCCTCTTCCCGTGGGGGAAGTGTGGCGGTTGCACAGGGAGAGCCGGGAGCTGCGGGCGGGGCCGAGGGCGGTTCGCCGTCGGAGCCGTCTAGCCCTGGCGCGCCCCCGGCAGCACCGGGAGAGACAAGCGGCGGTCCGGGAGCTCCGGCTCCGGCGGCTGGGAGCACGGCACCCGTCGACACCGGGACGTGGAGCCTGGCGACGTCGCCGCTTGAGCCTTCGCGCCCGAATCCCTTTGCTCCAATCGACACCCCTGAAGCCGAAGTCAAGTTCAGGACTTCTGCGGTGCGGTATGGCATCGACTGGTCCCGTCAGCCGCTGGGTATGGTCACCAACCTGCCGCAGCCGAGCATTCCGGCGGCCCCACCCGCACCGTTACCCCCGAACCCGACGCCCCTTGCTGACATGGTGCGCGTGAGTAGCGTCGTATGGCCGCAGCAGGATCTCCGCGCGGGCGCCCCGGGAAGGGCTTTCGCAACCTATGAAGATGCGGAAGGACGTACACGCCTCGCGGCGCCGGGCGGTCAGATCGTCGTGACCAATCCAGACACGCGCGAATCACAGCGCTGGCGAGTAGTAGGCGTAGAGCCCGAGGCCGTTATCCTACGCAATAGCGACACCGGCGAGCAGACCCGCATGCCGGTACAGCCGCGAAGTGGCGCCGAGAAGAGGTACTGGGGCGCCAAGCGGATGTCTGACGACCTCGGCCAGGGGACCACGGACAAGCGAGTCATCCCGGGCCGGGGCTCAGTCCTTCCTGGCGGTGCCGCTGCCACGCAGTCGGCGCAGGGCGCCGCAGGGATGGAAGCCGGCAGCGGAAGCTCCATGCCCTAACGCGAGCCAAGGCGTCCCCGGGGGAGAGAATGCGTGTGGAGTGCTGATCTGCCTGCGTTTTGGATATCATAGCTTGCAATCATTCGTCGCGAGCTGCAGCCGGAAGAGAACCCGGCTGAGGATGAAGGAGAGACAACATATGGAACGGAGACTGTTGGTGGCGTTGGTCATGCTGCTCGCTCTGGGCGTGGTGACTGTCGGGTCGGCCGACGGCGGCGCGCAGATGGTTTCCGTGAACTGGGCTGACAAGCCGCTGTCGGAGGTGCTGTCCACCCTCAAGGCGAACTACGGGGTGAACTACGCCCTGCCTTCCGAGTTCGGCTCGATCCCGGTCAGCCTCAACCTGTACGGCGTGACGGTCGATCGAGCTGTGCAGGCGGCTGCACAGAAGGCCGGGCTCACCGCTACGAAGAGCGGAAACACTTGGCTTCTCAGCCGGCCTGAGGCAAAGACGCCGGCGACCGGGACAGCCGTCTATGCGCAGTTCCCCGGGATGGGCATGGGTGGCAGCATGGAGATGCCGATGATGCCTGAAGCGAATCCGGCGGGCATGGAGCTCTCAATGCCGAGTGCCAGTGGCGGCTTCGGTGGCATCCCCGGTCGGACCGTGGCCAGCAGCCAGCAGGGCGCGGCGGGAACCACACAGCAGGGCATGTTCGGGCTTACGCAGCAGAGGACAAACCTTAACTTTGTCGTCATCCCGCTGTTCCGCTCTGACCCGATCAGCATCGGTACCGCCTTTGGCGGCCCCGATATGGTCGTCGAGGACATGACCAGCAGCGCTGGCAGCGGCGGCAACGGTGGCAACGGCAACAACAGCGGGTATGGCAACAACAGCGGCGGCTACGGAAACAACAACGGCAGCAACCGGGGCGGTCGGGGTAACAACAACAACAGCGGCTACGGTGGCGGCAACAACAACAACAGTAACCGCAGTAACCGTAGCAACCGGAACTACTAGACGGCGGTAACCCCCCGCCCTGAAGAGCAGGTCGGGTGTGGCGGTCTTCGAGCGCTTCTGTGAGTCAATGCCTCCGACGCTGAGCTGACGAGCGGCCCATATGTGACGGAGGCGACAGCCGGGCGTGGGTGTACCCCACGCAGGGAGGGTATCAATGGTCGTAACAACCAACCACTGCCACGCGCGCTGGCCTGTAGCAAGGGTGGTCGCTCTGATCTGCGTGTGCCTGACTGCACTGCCTGCCTTCGCGGCAGACGAGACGGACGGCTCAGGCGCTCTCCCGATCAACCTGACCATCAAAGACGAGTCGGTCGCCAACGTGATGACTATGTTGTCAGAGGCGGCTGGCATCAACATCGTGGTGGGACAGGATGTCACGGGACGGATCGCCGGCGTGAACCTGCGAGGTGTGACCCTCGAGGAAGCCCTCCGCGCCATAGCGCTCTCGGCTGGGCTCAATTGGTACAAGCAGGACATGGGCTACATCGTTACGTCGAAGCCGTTGCCTGCCGACGCGCTCAAGCCGGCGGAGCAAGAGGCTTGGCGGCCGGTCCTTGCGGCAGGCGCGAAGGAGGCCCCGGTGGTTGCCTCCGCGCTGGTTAGGCCATCCGTATCTGCGGCTCCGGTGGCTCCGATCGTTCCGGCTGTGCCCGTAGTTGCAGGGGGTACGCCCATCGCATCGTCGACGGGCGCTGCAGAGCGAGCGCTCGTCGCAACTGCGTCGGTGGCTGCGCCGGTCACGGGCAGCGTCCGACCGACGCTGTCGGCTCCGGTGAGCCCAGTGGTGCCTCTGGCCGCCGGGCGTCTGACGAGTGCTCCTGCAGGCAGCATGGCTGCAATTGCCCCCGTCATCCCAGCGGCGGCGCACACCACTGCGGGCGCGGCTGACGCCGGCGGCATCTCCGGCCGCACGACAGCTGCAACGTCGGTGACGTCGCCGTCAGGCCCTGAGCAGACAGGGCAGCCGGTCGCCGGTGCGCCGGTTGCACCAGTCGTGCCGACAGTGGCCGCACCTCGCGCGGGTGTAGCTGCAGAGACGCCGGCGACGCCTGCTGCGACGGTCGTTCCGGCGCCGATTGCGACGGCGAGTCAGCCGACCGTAGTTGCGAGCGCTCCAACGGTAGCCGCGGCTGGCCCGGGCAGTTACGAATCGAACAATGCTGGTGGCCCGAACGGGTCCGACCAGCTTGTGGAGAGCACTGTGGAGGCGGTGCCGAGCGCAGCGCCGAGCACCGAGCGTGTGACGAAGCTGATCCCCGTGAACTACGCCGACCCGGCCGAACTCGCTACTCTTCTGGGCGGAACGGTCAAAGAGGGCGGCGACGTTGGCGCGCGGATGAAGTCCTGGCGTGACCAGGGGTCCCGGAGGGACCGTCTCTCGCGGAATCGGGGTGGCGATAGCGGCACAACGTCGGCCTCGGCCGGTGCGGACGACATCTGGGCACAGATTGGCCTCGGTGGCGGCCTTGGCCGTGGGATGGGCGGCGGCTTCGGCGGGTCAAGCAGCGGATTTGGCGGCGGCGGCGGTTTCGGCGGCGGTGGCCGTCGGGGCGGCTTTGGCGGCGGGTTCGGCGGGGCGGGTGGCACCGGTAGCATGCGCCCGACGGGTGTGGACACCGTGATCGCCTTCATGCCGCAGAACGCGCTTCTCGTGTCCGGCGAACCGGGTGCCATCGACCAGCTCCGAGAGCTGCTGACGCTGCTGGACCAGCCGGCAAAGCAGGTTGAGATATCGACGAAGTTCCTTGAGGTCGAGCTCTCCGACGAGAAGGCGGCCGGCATCGACTGGCTCGTATCCAACGGCAGCCTCGAGTTCTTCCAGCTTGGGTTTGCTCCGGGCACCGCTGTCAACAACTTGGTCCGCTGGTCACGCGGCAAGTTCGAGGCGACCCTTGGCATTACCTCGAGCCGCAACCGTGGTACTGTGATCAACGAGCCGCATGTGGTCGCGCAGAACAACATGCCGGCATACATCGAGTTCTCGACGCAGACCTACTACACGTCGGCCGAGATCACCTATAACGAGTTCGGACAGCGCACCGTTGACTATACGACTGAAGAAGTCGACATCGAGCAGTACCTTGAGGTAACGCCGCGTATCAATGCGGACGACACGGTCACGATGTACCTGATGCCGAACATGTCGGACCAGGTCGGGACATACACCGGTCCGATGGGTGAGTCCGCACCGATCATCAGCGACCAGTATGTGGAGACTCAGGTCACCGTTCCCGACGGCGAGACAGTCGTTCTTGGTGGCATCATCCGCAAGCAGAACCAGGTCAACACCAAGATGACCCCGCTGCTCTCGCAACTGCCGATCGTTGGCCGCCTGTTCCAGTCACGGACGCTGAGCACGGCGTCCTCTGAGCTGCTCATCTTCGTAACCCCTCGGATTGTGCGGGCAATCCCCGCGCCGTAGCAGTCCTGGGCGTAGAGATGCGAGTTGCGAACGGCACGGGGCCTACACCTTGTGCCGTTCGCCATTAGTGGGGAGGCGTCGAACAGCCTTGTTCCGGTATCTGACGGCTGGCGAATCGCATGGTCCGGCGCTAACCGCGATCCTTGACGGGATGCCCGCGGGGGTGCCCATTGTGGCCGCTACGCTCGACGCGGAACTGGCGCGACGCCAGCGAGGCTACGGGCGGGGCGGACGGATGGCGATTGAGCAGGACCGAGTCGAGTTGCTGTCGGGGGTGCGGCACGGCGAGTCGCTTGGCTCGCCGATCGGTCTGAAGATCCGCAACCGTGACTGGCCCAACTGGTCTGAGGAAATGTGCGCCGACTCGATGCCGGATGGCTGGCGTTCCGGGCGGGCGGTAAGGACCCCGCGGCCGGGCCATGCTGACCTGTCAGGGGCAACAAAGTACGCGCATGAAGACATGCGCAATGTACTCGAACGTGCGAGCGCCCGCGAAACTGCGGCGCGCGTTGCCATCGGCAGCCTGGCACGGTGTCTGCTTGGGGCGGCGGGCATCGAGGTGCGCAGCCTCGTTGTGCGGATAGGTAGCGCGGTGTATGAAGGGCCGCAGGAGTGGTCTCCTGAGTTGCTGCGTGCGGCGGAGGCCTCCGACGTGCGTTGCCCGGATGAGCGATCGGCAGAGTCAATGCGAGCGACCATTGACGCCGCACGGGAGGCCGGGGATACGGTTGGTGGGGTGTTCGAAGTGAGAGCCTTCGGGGTGCCTCCAGGAGTCGGAAGCCATGTCGCAAGTGATCGCCGGCTTGACGGGCGTCTTGCTGGCGCACTGATGAGCATCCCGGCGATCAAAGGGGTTGAGGTCGGGATGGGCTTCGCGGCAGCGTCCGGCCTGGGCTCGGAAGTCCATGATGAGATCGCCCTGGCGGAAGACACAGCGGCTGCCTGGCCTTTCAGAAGGCCGACGAACCGCGCTGGCGGGCTGGAAGGCGGCATCTCAAACGGCGAGCCGATCGTGGTAAGAGCCGCTATGAAGCCGATCCCAACCCTGACGCGTCCCCTACAGTCGGTCTGCCTCGACGGGATGGCGCCGGTCCAGGCGCATGCTGAGCGCAGCGACGTCTGTGCTGTTCCTGCCGCGGCGGTTGTCGGCGAGGCGGTCGTGTGCTTCGAGCTGGCTCGGGCCTTCCTGGAGAAGTTCGGCGGCGACCACCTCAGGGACGTCATCGCAGCACGCGACAGCTACCTGCGTGACCGCCGCTCCCTGTGGCACTGGGACGAGTGAGGCACCGATGGACTTGCTGCCACCGGCACGCGCCGTGTTCATCACGGGTTTCATGGGAACCGGCAAGACGACGAATGGAAGTAGGCTGGCCGGGTCGCTGCGTCTTCCCTTCGTCGACACGGACGACGTCGTCGAGGACCTCGCAGGGAGGAAGATCAAGGACATCTTCGCCGAGGACGGCGAGGAGTGTTTCCGGGAGCTGGAGACCGAGGCGCTGAGGAAGGTGCTGCGAGGGCCACGGTCCGTGGTCGCGACGGGCGGCGGAGCAATGACGCGGCCCGAGAACGTTAGCCTGATGAAAGCCGCGGGACCGGTGATCTGCCTTGAGGCGCGGGCGGAGACGATCCAGCATCGAACTGGCCGGCGGTGCGAGCGCCCTCTGCTGCTCACGAGTTCTCCTCTTGACACCATCCGTGAGCTGCTTGCGGCGCGAGCCGAGGCCTATGCCCAGGCGGACTTCCGCGTCAGCACGGACCATGGTGAGCGCGAAACGATCCTGCGGGAGATGCGAAGTGCGCTGGGCAGCGATGCCCGGGGATGCCTGCTGGTGCAGCCCTTCACGCGCGTCCCAGTGTGTGCTGGGAACGGCGAGTATGGCGTTCACCTTGCGCCCGACGCACTGAGGAGCCTTGGGCGGCTCTGCCCGCCCCTGGTTGCCGGAACCCGCTGCGCCGTGGTGACGAACGAGACTGTTGGTAGGCTGTTCGGCGAGAGGGTTCTCGAGTCGCTGCATGCCGTGGGCTGGGAGCCCCGTCTGGCGACGATTCCTGACGGTGAGGCCCACAAAACGCTGAAGACCGTGTCCATGCTGTATGATGCTCTCGTCGATGCAGGTGTCGACGCGGGCGGTGCAGTCTTCGCCCTGGGTGGCGGGGTCGTGGGCGACGTCGCAGGCTTTGTGGCAGCCACCTACCGGCGCGGGATCCGCTTTGCGCAACTGCCGACCACGCTCCTCGCCCAGGTGGACGCGAGTGTGGGTGGCAAAGTTGCGGTGGACCACCCGAAGGGCAAGAATCTGATCGGCGCCTTCTACCAGCCATCCGCCGTTGTGGTCGACACCGGAACCCTTGTGACGCTTCCCGAGAGGGAGCTGCGCTGCGGCTTGGCTGAGGTGATCAAGCATGCGATCATCGCCGATGTTGCGTTGTTCGAGTACCTGGAGGAGAACCTGCACGAGTTCGTGGCGCTCGATTGCCTCGCGGTCCGCTATGTTGTGGCGCGCAACTGCCAGATCAAGGCCCACTTCGTAGAGCAGGACCCCTTTGACCGGGGCGTCCGAGCAGCCCTCAACTACGGCCACACAATCGGTCACGCCCTTGAGCGGGCCGCCGGCGACTGGCAGTTGCACCATGGCGAGGCGGTGGCAGTTGGCATCGCTGCGGAGGCACGGGTGGCCCTGGAGCTCGGGCTGTGTGATGCGGAGACAGTGCACCGGCAGATTGCTTTGCTGGAGCAGGCCGGCTTGCCGACGTACGTGCCCGGGATCGATGCCGATGCCGCGTGGACTGCGCTGCAGCAAGACAAGAAGATCGCTGCCGGGGCGCTCCGGCTGCCCCTGGTGCCCCGCATCGGGGCCGTCGAAGTGCGTGAGCGGGTGGCACCAGAAACCCTCCTGGGAGCTCTGACGATGGCGTGTGGTGAGCCGCACGGGAGCTAGATCAAGTGGTATGAATAGAGCAACGGGAGTGCTGCTGGCCCTCTTGGAGTTCGTGCGAGGGCTCGCGGGAATTGCGGTAACCCTGGCGTTGTTCGCCGCCGCAGGCGCCCTGGTAGTAATGGGGCTCATGGGGACCGCGCCGAAGCCTGTAAAGGTGCCGGCGCTGCAAGGTCTGCCCGCAACGGACGCGCAGAAGGTGGCCTCTGCGACCGGTCTGCAGCTCAAAGTGACCGGACGCGAGTTCGACCCGAACATCGGTCAGGATCGGGTCATCTCCACCAAGCCCTATGAGGGAAAGCGCGTCAAGCGAGGGCGGGTGGTCGAGTGCACCGTCAGTAAGGGGCCGCGTTCGGTGTTGATGCCGAAGGTGGAGGGCCTGACGCTGCCTGCTGCGGAGAGCCGTCTCGGCGAGAAAGGCCTTGGGATTGGTGACGTCCGGCGCAAAGCCAGTGACGTGCCGGTCGACGAGGTGCTGAGCCAGGATCCTGAGGCGGGGAGCCAGGTTGAGCGCGGTCATGGGATCGTCCTGACCGTCAGTGGCGGGCGCGACTTCGGGCGCATCGTCGATCCAGACGGCACCACCTGGCTGTACCGGCGTGTGCGAGTTGCCGTTCCGCGGGGAGCGCCGCTGCAGCGGGTGCAGGTGATCCTGCACGACTCTGACGGCAACGATGACACCGTTTACGACCGCGTCCACCGGCCTGGTGATGCGGTGAGTGTCGACCTGATCGGGCGGTCCGGGTGGCGTGTGGAAGTGTTGGTGACGGACAAGCAGGTATTCTCCGAGCGACTGTGATGCTGGGCAGGATGTGACGCATTTGCAGGCCGATGTCGCCGAGCTGATCCGGCGCAGCAGGGAGGGGGACCGTGCCAGCTTCGATGTGCTGGTGCGGCAGCACTACTCCCTGGCCTATAACGTTGCCTTCCGCATGCTGCGCGACCCCGACCTCGCCTGCGACGCTACTCAGGCGGCCTTTGTGCGTGCCTACCGTGCCATGCCCCGCTTCCGCCAGGACGCGACCTTCTCCACCTGGCTCTACCGCATTGTCACCAATGTCTGCCTTGACCAGCTTCGACATCAGGACCGCACCGTCAACTCGCTCACGGTGCAGGACGAAGACGATCAGGGCTCCCTCGAGGAGATGGAGATCCCGGACGAGCGCAGCGATCCGGCAGCCGCGGCGGAGCAGCGCGAGCGCCAGAGCCTCGTGCAGACGGCCCTGGGCCGGCTGCAGGCCGACCACCGTGCCGTCTTGATCATGTTCGACCTGAACGGGCTCTCCTACGAGGAGATCTCCGAGACCCTGGGAGTGCCCTTGGGCACCGTCAAATCGCGCCTGAACCGGGCTCGACACGCCCTCAAAGAGGCGCTTGGGTCGCACCTGGAACTTTTCCGCTAACCCGGCAGTCCTACCCCCGACCGGGAGGCTTTCCGGTCGAGGTTCTAGGGCTCCTGACGCCGGGCATACCAC includes these proteins:
- the aroB gene encoding 3-dehydroquinate synthase, which produces MDLLPPARAVFITGFMGTGKTTNGSRLAGSLRLPFVDTDDVVEDLAGRKIKDIFAEDGEECFRELETEALRKVLRGPRSVVATGGGAMTRPENVSLMKAAGPVICLEARAETIQHRTGRRCERPLLLTSSPLDTIRELLAARAEAYAQADFRVSTDHGERETILREMRSALGSDARGCLLVQPFTRVPVCAGNGEYGVHLAPDALRSLGRLCPPLVAGTRCAVVTNETVGRLFGERVLESLHAVGWEPRLATIPDGEAHKTLKTVSMLYDALVDAGVDAGGAVFALGGGVVGDVAGFVAATYRRGIRFAQLPTTLLAQVDASVGGKVAVDHPKGKNLIGAFYQPSAVVVDTGTLVTLPERELRCGLAEVIKHAIIADVALFEYLEENLHEFVALDCLAVRYVVARNCQIKAHFVEQDPFDRGVRAALNYGHTIGHALERAAGDWQLHHGEAVAVGIAAEARVALELGLCDAETVHRQIALLEQAGLPTYVPGIDADAAWTALQQDKKIAAGALRLPLVPRIGAVEVRERVAPETLLGALTMACGEPHGS
- the pilM gene encoding type IV pilus assembly protein PilM, with amino-acid sequence MARGHKHIVGLDIGSSAIKAVELRRSGSSIELLGRPAIVPTPENSVEGGVVVDTAAVAGALNEACEMGGFKTKQTFVSVGGDSSVVVRITEVPKMSGKELDEAIQWELDRQTPFPIDQTIYDYQTIEPPDADPNAQNMEVLIAVAQEDMVNAHVDSMLSAKMVPVAVDVEPLAISRALIDVADGAYADQTIGIVHIGATATLIIIVRKGLLTFVRSVPNAGGGLTGTIRQNFMGDEKLAEYVKRQFADLSESAYDTGEGTALPPPPASDFDEGEVDSVFEASAPDAVPTGRRSAETEAAVTQVDVPDTALPSAPQPPAGTPDAALSGDELAAREVVYEAIAPSLVDLATEIRRSIDFYRRQHRNEEVDRLLLSGGSAVMKGLADFMAAETGITTTVADPFEHIQCEDKAVSRQYLHEIGPAMVVALGLALRDMV
- a CDS encoding secretin N-terminal domain-containing protein; the encoded protein is MVVTTNHCHARWPVARVVALICVCLTALPAFAADETDGSGALPINLTIKDESVANVMTMLSEAAGINIVVGQDVTGRIAGVNLRGVTLEEALRAIALSAGLNWYKQDMGYIVTSKPLPADALKPAEQEAWRPVLAAGAKEAPVVASALVRPSVSAAPVAPIVPAVPVVAGGTPIASSTGAAERALVATASVAAPVTGSVRPTLSAPVSPVVPLAAGRLTSAPAGSMAAIAPVIPAAAHTTAGAADAGGISGRTTAATSVTSPSGPEQTGQPVAGAPVAPVVPTVAAPRAGVAAETPATPAATVVPAPIATASQPTVVASAPTVAAAGPGSYESNNAGGPNGSDQLVESTVEAVPSAAPSTERVTKLIPVNYADPAELATLLGGTVKEGGDVGARMKSWRDQGSRRDRLSRNRGGDSGTTSASAGADDIWAQIGLGGGLGRGMGGGFGGSSSGFGGGGGFGGGGRRGGFGGGFGGAGGTGSMRPTGVDTVIAFMPQNALLVSGEPGAIDQLRELLTLLDQPAKQVEISTKFLEVELSDEKAAGIDWLVSNGSLEFFQLGFAPGTAVNNLVRWSRGKFEATLGITSSRNRGTVINEPHVVAQNNMPAYIEFSTQTYYTSAEITYNEFGQRTVDYTTEEVDIEQYLEVTPRINADDTVTMYLMPNMSDQVGTYTGPMGESAPIISDQYVETQVTVPDGETVVLGGIIRKQNQVNTKMTPLLSQLPIVGRLFQSRTLSTASSELLIFVTPRIVRAIPAP
- the aroC gene encoding chorismate synthase; the protein is MFRYLTAGESHGPALTAILDGMPAGVPIVAATLDAELARRQRGYGRGGRMAIEQDRVELLSGVRHGESLGSPIGLKIRNRDWPNWSEEMCADSMPDGWRSGRAVRTPRPGHADLSGATKYAHEDMRNVLERASARETAARVAIGSLARCLLGAAGIEVRSLVVRIGSAVYEGPQEWSPELLRAAEASDVRCPDERSAESMRATIDAAREAGDTVGGVFEVRAFGVPPGVGSHVASDRRLDGRLAGALMSIPAIKGVEVGMGFAAASGLGSEVHDEIALAEDTAAAWPFRRPTNRAGGLEGGISNGEPIVVRAAMKPIPTLTRPLQSVCLDGMAPVQAHAERSDVCAVPAAAVVGEAVVCFELARAFLEKFGGDHLRDVIAARDSYLRDRRSLWHWDE
- a CDS encoding sigma-70 family RNA polymerase sigma factor; the protein is MTHLQADVAELIRRSREGDRASFDVLVRQHYSLAYNVAFRMLRDPDLACDATQAAFVRAYRAMPRFRQDATFSTWLYRIVTNVCLDQLRHQDRTVNSLTVQDEDDQGSLEEMEIPDERSDPAAAAEQRERQSLVQTALGRLQADHRAVLIMFDLNGLSYEEISETLGVPLGTVKSRLNRARHALKEALGSHLELFR
- a CDS encoding PASTA domain-containing protein produces the protein MNRATGVLLALLEFVRGLAGIAVTLALFAAAGALVVMGLMGTAPKPVKVPALQGLPATDAQKVASATGLQLKVTGREFDPNIGQDRVISTKPYEGKRVKRGRVVECTVSKGPRSVLMPKVEGLTLPAAESRLGEKGLGIGDVRRKASDVPVDEVLSQDPEAGSQVERGHGIVLTVSGGRDFGRIVDPDGTTWLYRRVRVAVPRGAPLQRVQVILHDSDGNDDTVYDRVHRPGDAVSVDLIGRSGWRVEVLVTDKQVFSERL